The Bacteroidota bacterium genome window below encodes:
- a CDS encoding T9SS type A sorting domain-containing protein — MNKLRCLLGAVCFLFGGLASAYAQPVVPDSGMVPTTPNTPHAFSFAFTDVAFDAVKPHMYVTSEANKQFYQINLATGLIEKFFDFELLPGPITITPDGSMLYVALHTEDGNPLPGDSSDVKGYIAAFDLNEVIKTHQYGINENPYDLLATDDGHIYATTGSSSPSYLRSYSASDGVEVSRSESPRRSSIKLHPSQSIIYGADQTTAIQHWSLESGVITDHWRSPFHSGFEPMFEKFYISPLGDHLITKNGDIYTTSLNQEDDLVLVDEISPFMVMLDAVFDTARSAFFWLEKSVIEYANIENYQILDEIRMTSGVESLGVHGDSLYVVRDTFTGMTEVFRYLNPMLGAENSTSPTAAFSVSPESGLTTTTFTFDASTSIDAETPAAELLVRWDWNSDGLIDTDYTTEKVATNFFSLEGAYDITLEVRDAYGFTTTATRTLNITFGEDAGAAEVTEHKPFQYPLEFTDIVFDPVRPYGYISAGSEKKIYFTHLGTGLIEKEFVFEFFPDALFQTLDGTKLYALLLTHRRSASLTNGETRTGIIAEFDLDRQVKTNQYAIDMDPFDLVVSSEGYLYVSASDDQSNESTRRFDVTNGTFIDEIDIGEDKYLDLHPDENRIYATDRYTPFDGEILQLGLTNGEITSRWGMLYDQNIELGGRSFISPKGDKLVTSRGLVLTSSPNEPEDLQFINKLASRGFSHAAFDTLSSVLFMASGPSVYAYDLEQYSEIDVLPAAAVVEYVGLHGDSVYVAMQDTRALAVIQRYLHPLIEPVDTDIETSTIDIPDQHNLYANYPNPFNQSTTLKFGLRNPSQVVIKIYNVMGREVDTLVDTHMGAGHHAYKWTPDNLSAGVYFARMTAGNEFTKIVRLMYVK; from the coding sequence ATGAACAAACTTCGATGTCTCCTCGGGGCGGTCTGCTTTTTATTTGGCGGACTTGCGTCTGCCTATGCACAACCTGTTGTGCCTGATTCCGGCATGGTGCCCACGACCCCAAATACGCCCCATGCGTTTTCGTTTGCTTTTACAGACGTTGCATTCGATGCTGTAAAACCCCATATGTACGTTACCTCTGAAGCGAACAAACAGTTCTATCAGATAAACCTCGCCACCGGACTGATAGAAAAGTTTTTTGATTTTGAGTTGTTACCCGGCCCTATCACGATTACCCCGGATGGCAGCATGCTTTATGTGGCATTGCATACGGAAGATGGTAATCCACTACCAGGAGATTCAAGCGATGTAAAAGGCTACATTGCTGCGTTTGATTTGAATGAAGTAATCAAAACACATCAGTACGGTATCAATGAGAATCCGTATGATCTATTAGCAACTGATGATGGCCACATTTATGCTACTACCGGTTCGTCATCTCCTAGCTATCTCCGTAGCTACAGCGCGAGTGATGGGGTTGAGGTGAGTCGTTCTGAAAGCCCCAGACGTTCAAGCATCAAGTTGCACCCTTCTCAGTCCATTATCTACGGAGCCGATCAAACTACCGCGATTCAACACTGGTCGCTCGAAAGCGGGGTAATCACGGATCACTGGAGATCCCCTTTTCATAGCGGCTTTGAACCCATGTTTGAGAAATTTTATATAAGTCCGCTCGGGGATCACCTGATCACAAAAAACGGAGACATCTACACAACTTCCCTTAACCAGGAAGATGACCTTGTGTTAGTAGATGAAATTTCGCCTTTTATGGTCATGTTAGATGCTGTTTTTGACACCGCGCGTTCTGCTTTTTTCTGGCTCGAAAAAAGTGTAATTGAATACGCAAATATCGAAAACTATCAGATCCTTGATGAAATACGGATGACCTCTGGTGTAGAGTCCTTGGGGGTCCATGGTGATTCTTTATACGTGGTCAGAGACACGTTTACAGGAATGACTGAAGTGTTCAGGTATCTAAATCCGATGCTGGGCGCAGAAAATAGCACATCTCCAACAGCAGCATTTAGTGTCAGTCCTGAAAGTGGGTTAACAACAACGACGTTTACGTTTGATGCTTCAACGAGCATAGATGCAGAAACGCCAGCGGCAGAACTCCTGGTCCGCTGGGATTGGAACAGTGATGGCCTAATCGACACGGATTATACGACAGAAAAAGTAGCCACAAACTTTTTCTCACTGGAAGGTGCGTACGATATTACGCTAGAGGTTCGTGATGCATACGGTTTTACCACAACAGCAACGCGTACGCTCAACATCACATTTGGAGAGGATGCCGGAGCGGCAGAAGTTACTGAACACAAACCTTTTCAATATCCTTTAGAATTTACGGATATCGTGTTCGACCCGGTCCGCCCGTATGGCTATATCAGTGCTGGTTCTGAAAAGAAAATCTATTTCACCCATTTGGGTACTGGGCTGATTGAAAAAGAGTTTGTTTTTGAGTTTTTCCCCGATGCTCTTTTTCAAACTCTGGATGGGACAAAATTGTATGCCTTGCTCCTGACACATAGGCGTTCAGCATCCCTGACCAACGGCGAGACGCGCACGGGCATCATCGCTGAATTTGATCTCGACCGCCAGGTGAAAACCAATCAGTATGCTATCGACATGGATCCTTTTGATCTTGTGGTATCGTCTGAAGGGTATCTGTATGTTTCTGCTAGCGATGATCAGTCTAACGAATCTACCAGACGGTTTGATGTGACGAATGGGACGTTCATTGACGAGATTGACATAGGAGAAGATAAATATCTCGATCTACATCCGGACGAAAACAGGATTTATGCCACAGATAGATATACGCCATTTGACGGCGAAATCCTTCAATTAGGGCTCACGAATGGTGAAATAACGAGTCGCTGGGGTATGCTATACGACCAGAATATCGAGTTAGGCGGTAGATCCTTTATCAGTCCAAAAGGGGATAAGCTGGTTACAAGCAGGGGGCTCGTTTTAACGTCATCACCAAACGAGCCGGAGGATCTGCAATTTATAAACAAGCTTGCAAGCAGGGGATTCAGTCACGCCGCCTTTGATACCCTGAGTTCCGTCTTGTTTATGGCCTCGGGGCCCTCTGTTTATGCGTATGACCTGGAGCAGTATTCCGAGATCGACGTGCTGCCGGCTGCAGCTGTAGTCGAATATGTGGGGTTACACGGGGATTCGGTCTATGTGGCTATGCAGGATACCCGGGCACTGGCCGTCATTCAACGCTATCTGCACCCACTCATTGAGCCTGTTGATACGGACATAGAGACATCGACGATAGACATACCTGATCAACACAATTTATATGCAAATTATCCCAATCCCTTTAATCAATCCACAACCCTGAAATTTGGATTACGCAATCCGTCGCAGGTGGTCATCAAAATTTATAATGTGATGGGCCGGGAAGTAGATACCCTTGTAGATACCCACATGGGCGCCGGCCACCATGCGTACAAATGGACCCCGGACAACCTGAGCGCCGGCGTGTATTTTGCGCGCATGACCGCCGGCAACGAGTTCACCAAAATCGTCAGGTTGATGTATGTGAAATAG